Proteins encoded within one genomic window of Felis catus isolate Fca126 chromosome C1, F.catus_Fca126_mat1.0, whole genome shotgun sequence:
- the EDN2 gene encoding endothelin-2 precursor has translation MVAMPTAWCSIALALLLALHEGKGQVAAAPDQPAPSHRARASHLRPRRCSCSSWLDKECVYFCHLDIIWVNTPGQTAPYGLGNPPRRRRRSLPKRCECSSGRDPACATFCHRRPKPEAVVVPGSGPPPDVFQAGRARPSAGELLQQLRDISAAKSHFARRQQVAVRELRPTHSRRWKR, from the exons ATGGTCGCCATGCCCACCGCCTGGTGCTCCATCGCCCTGGCCCTGCTCCTGGCCCTGCATGAAG GCAAGGGCCAGGTGGCTGCTGCTCCGGACCAACCAGCACCCTCACACCGCGCCCGAGCCTCCCACCTGCGGCCTCGACGTTGCTCCTGCAGCTCCTGGCTCGACAAGGAATGTGTCTACTTCTGCCACCTGGACATCATCTGGGTGAACACTCCCGG ACAGACAGCTCCTTACGGCCTGGGAAATCCGCCAAGACGCCGGCGCCGCTCCCTGCCAAAGCGCTGTGAGTGCTCCAGTGGCAGGGACCCCGCCTGTGCCACCTTCTGCCATCGAAGGCCCAA GCCTGAAGCCGTGGTGGTCCCAGGCAGTGGACCCCCTCCAGACGTGTTCCAGGCTGGCAGGGCACGGCCGTCGGCAGGAGAGCTCCTCCAGCAGCTGAG GGACATTTCTGCAGCCAAGAGCCACTTTGCTAGGCGACAACAGGTGGcagtgagggaactgaggcctACACACTCCAGGCGGTGGAAGAGATAG